The DNA region TGCCATGGAGTAAtggtctcagttttctcttaaGAACGAATATGTGTCTCAAGTCCAACCGACCGTAAACCAGAGGTTGGTTTAGAGTGGGCACATGATCCAGGCCCAGCCAATCAGAGTCTAAGATTCGACACAGGGGTGGGCAAATGAGCCAGAGTCAGCCAATGAAGCTCAGGCCCGGGACTTTTGTTGCATTTACcaggaaaaaaaggcatttcgtctttttttcctctccactgGGACTCTCAGAGACTGGGAAGATGTAAGCCTGGAGCTGTGATGGGGAAGGACCTGCTGAGAGAGAAGCCAGCACTGAGGAAAGCAGACCGGAGAGGCAGTCGGGTCCTGGAGGCATCATTTGATacctggatccagccatacctGACATTATTCTACCCTGAGCCTCTCAGTTACATAACCCAgaaatttccttttacttttgctcACACTAGTTTGCAGTGGCATTTGTGGCACTTGCAACTAGACCAATCTTGGCTGCCTCACGGGGCTGGGCAGTtggcaaatgaggaaatggaggcttaaGAAAGGAGCTTGCCTGTCCAAGTGTGCACTGTGGGACAGAGAATGACTGTGTTGGAAGTGAAGGCTCTGAAGAGTACCCTCTTGGGGTCCAGATACAGGGGACAATTGAGTGGGACTTGGAGGTAAAGTCACATTCTGATCAGAATCTGGGGACAAAGGAGGGCACCCTCCTCCACATCAGTGAGGGGCGGGACAGGCCAGGTACTAGGCTCAACTTCTCTCCTCCTCAACACACTTCTGACTCAGTGGTCCCACCTCAACCCCATGGCCGCCGTGGGGTTAGGAGGGAGGACCTAGGAGAGGAACCTCTGGATTGGGGTCTGGGTGGGCTCCAGGGGCAACAGGAGTGTTTGTGATGTCAGCTTATGGCCACCAGGAGCAGACAGGAGGCTGTGGCATCGTAGGAGGTGGGTGGCGGTGGAAGGAGAGTCCAAAACATCTTGAAAACCAGGATCCCACCCCATTGCCCATTCCCAAGTCCCTGGAGCGTGCTGCTGGGGACTGTGACATTTGAGGCTGGGGTCCCTTTCAAGACCGGGCACCAAGTGTTCTGAAGTCTGAGTCTGTGTCTTTCAAGGGACTGggttttaagataatttaaaactATCTTAACTAATAGGATTATTatttgataataataacaataataataataataaattaggaTTAGGAGTCCCAGGGAACTGGACTCTGAATCACCAGATTTGTGCCCCCAGGAAGCTGTGCAGGGGTCGCACGTGACTCATCTTCTGGGTCAGAATTCAGACTGAGATCGCGGTCATTCCAGGCTGGGATGGGGACTCTGTCCAGGGCTTAAATATGTCTATGTGTCTATGCTCCTCTTTCCACGGGCACACCTTTGTGATTCAGGGGTGCCTCCTTGTgcctacgtgtgtgtgtgtgtgtgtgtatgcgtgtgtagGCATGGTGTATCCCTGTGTGACCATAGTAACTAGGTTGTGTACTGTGTGCACATGGCCGTGTGTAACTGTGTCCGGACATGGAGGGTGTGCACCTGCGTGGGGTATCCACGTGCGTATGCGgttatttatttaacagacatttcctgagtgcctactatgtgacATGCTCTCTTTGAAGCGCCAGGGATACACCAAAGAGCGGACAACTACCCTGCACTCTGTTTTCATATTCAAGTGTCCGTGAGGGTGTATCTGCCGCGGGTTGTTAACTCCTCGAAACGGCGCCTGCAAGTGTGAAAACGTGAACTCGCGGTTCGTGGCCTCAGGTAAGCGTCCTCCGCCGGCTCCGGTGGAGAGTCCTCCCTGTCCACGGCCTGGCTTTGCCTGTGCCTTGAGGGACTCTCAGTGAGGTTGGGGAGTGAGGGACGGGGGCTCAGGACTCTGGGCTGAGAGGTGATTCAGGGGTCCACCTTGACCCTGGGGCTACTGGGGGCTTGGGGGGCCTGGAGTGTatgagggatgggggggggggggggggggggtccccgtgCCGTCCAGACCTAGACCCCTGATGAAGCCTCGttgtgggggctggggcagaatGAACGAGCGCCTTCCTGGAAGGCCAGAGACCCGAGGGTGATCGTCAAAGTGGCCTCAAAGGTAacacccacttcccctcctgaAGGAGGCGATGCTCCTTGGGTGTGAGTGTCCTTAGAGGAAGTTGAGGCCCTCTTCTccgaggcagaggtgggggcaaACATGGCAAGAGGGGGATGGCCAGAAGAAAGCCACGGGCGCCGCCCCCCGGCCACCGCCTCCCTCCAGCGTCTACGTGTCCCGCTCTTTTCGGAGACGGCCAGCTCTCTCCCCCAAACCCCAGCAAGACAGCGCGGCGCCCAGACCCTCGCCGTCGTCTTCTCAGGGTTTATTTCCAGCCCCGCCCCTCCGAGGCCTGGCCTCGCCCCATCTGAGGCCCGTCCCCGCCCCTCTGAGGCCTGGCCACGCCCCCCAGCCCGAGCCGCGCTCGGGCGACCTCAGGCGGGGGCCTGCACGCGACAGCAGCGAGCCCCCGTCCAGTCCATGCCCGCGCACTGGCAGTGGCAGGTGGTCTCGGCGCGCACGTCCCACGAGCCGCAGGCGGAGCCACAAGTGCAGGCGGTGACGGCGAAGCCTGCCGGCGAGAGGGGAGGGAGCTTGGCCCCGAGCCGGAGGCTACGGGCCTGGGGGTCGGAGGGGGCTGGAGGCTCCAACACCTGGGAATGGGGGCCGCAGTGCTTGCGGCAGGGAGGCCGGCGGCTGGGGGGCCTGGACTCTCCAGTGTCCTAAGGAAATGCGGTCCCGGAGCGGGGGCCAGCCCCTCCTgcggggagggctggggctgcagACCAGGACTCCAGGGAAGCGGACTCGAGCAACcgaggctgggggcgcctggggggctcagctggttaaacctCGGACTCAGCTcgggatcccagggttgtgggatcgagcttcGCGTTGGGCtcctgctgagcctggagcctgcttgggatcctctgtctccctctctctctgcccctcccttcctctgtctctctcaaaataaagaaacctttaaagggaaagaaatagagGCTGGTCTTAGGGGGAGGGGGTACGGGGTACTGGGAATATAACTGAGAGCCTGGACAAAGGACTTCTGTACTCACCTAAGGGGCAGGTGGCCAAGTCACCCCTGGAGGTGACCGTTCGGCAGCTCAGGCCGATGGTCCTTATTGTCTCAAGGACTGTGGGAGAAGAAGGGACCGAATGAGACCaagctgcccctgccccactttcaTGCTGCCGGGGTGGTTTGGAGACCCGCCCAGGGGGTCTGGAAAGCGCTTTGGAGGAGGGCCCAGGTGGTCGGGGCCCTGGTGGAGAGCGAGAGCCGTGGGCGGGCAGCTCACCGCCTCCCAGGCTCCCATGAGTGTTTTAGAGGAAGGAGGATTTGGGGCTTCTGCTGAAGGCCGAGCTGCATGGGGGCTGCGGTTGGGTCGGGTCTGGGGGTGAGGTTTGGTTCTGGTTGGGGCTGGCTTCACGGTGGCTCTATGTCAGGAGTTAGAGGGGTTTCTGAGGCCCCTGCTGAGGGTCCTCACTTGAGCGGGTGCCGTCCTGGATCTTCTCATTGATGGCTTCCTCCACTGGACACAGAGACCTGCCACACACCAGCAGCCccaggacagggaggaggaggaggggaagagcctTCATTCCGCAGGCACTGCAAGAGGGGACCAAGACACCCACAGCTGGGTCCGGGGAGGATGGGGCCTACAGAGCAGGAGGGATATGGAACCCTGGGTCCCTGTGGGGGACGCGGCTGGAGTCCCTGCTTTGCCATGGCCCCCTCgggctggggctctgggctgagccagggctgggctctgggcagCCGTCACTTACCCTCTGGATGGACTCAGCAGGCCAAATCTCGGACACTGATTTCGTGCCCCTGCCACATGTCCCTCTTTAAAGCTTCTGAATGTGGAGCTTCCTGTCTTGGCAAAGTTTCTTGGCCCCCTGACCCTCCCATCCCACATCCAGGGCCAAGAGGAAGCCCCCAGGCCAGACTCCAGGGGCCTAGGGGTGGGAAGCCCTGCCACAGTTTTCCCCATTCAAGAGCCCCCCCCTTGTCACATCCGGGCTGGGGCTGGTCCAGGAGGTAGTGCCTGGGGCATGATTCCAGAAGCCCTGGTTCCAGACGCTGGGAGTTTTgcatgcaggggtggggagtgcaGGCGAGGCCAAAATAACCTCCCCGTGTGTGAACTGCATAGGAGGTTCATACCCGGATGCCCATCAACAATGGAATGGATACATTCATGGTTTATTTTCCTTCAATGGAACGATCCACAACAGATGGTGACAAACGACAGCCCATGGGACAAATCTGGCCCACTGTCTATTTCTGTGCAGCCCAGGAGTTAAGCATGGTTTTacgttttggggttttttgcgttttttttttttttaattattattttttcagggcgagagagacagagcgtgagcgtaggagcaaagagagagagatgcagaattcgaagcaggctccaggctctgagctgtcagcacagagcccgactgggcgctcgaactcacgaaccatgagattataacctgagctgaagtcggacgcttaactgatcgagccacccaggcgccccagaacctcattcctttttatggctaatattcctcTGTATGGACAGGCCACcttgtgtttatccattcttctgttagTTGTCGTGTGCATTGTTTCCACCTATTGGGTGTCGGGAATGATGCCTCTGTAATCATCGGTGTATAAACATCTCTGAATCCCTGCTTTCAggtttcttgggtatataccccggagtgggattgctggatcatatggcaattctatgtttaactctTTGGGGAGCTGCCAaagagtttttacatttttaaatcgttggggggaaaaaatgtaatcCTTAGTGACATATGAAACgtatatgaaattcaaatccCAGCGCCCATAAATAAAGCATTCTTGGAACGTGGCCATGGCCACTATTTTATAGATTATCTGAGGCTGCTTTTCCTAGgtcagtggcagagttgagaagttgtgacagagactgacTATATGGCCTACAGAGGTGAACCTGGCtatatctggccctttacaggaaaaaaaaaaaaaaaaattgcccaccCCGGTCAACAGAAATGAGTATGAATGAGAGATCACACTGTATCGTTTGCAGCTATATGCAATAGTCTGGAAGATTCTCACCATTATAATTGTGAGCAAAAGAATctaggccaggggtgcctgggtggctcagctggttaagtaagcattcgacttcggctcaggtcatgatctcacagcccatgggttcgagccttgctctgtgctgacagctcagagcctggagcctgtttcagattctgtgtctccctctgtctctgcccctcccctgctcatgttctgtctctcaaaaataaacattaaaaaaaaaagtaaaaagtaaaaacaatccAGATCCAAAAAATAATATACCACACAAATTCATATACTAAAAAGGACCaaaaatgggtgcctgggtggcttagttggttgagtgtccaactcttggttttggctcaggtcaaaatttcacggttcgtgggtgtaagccccgcgtggggctctgtgctaacagcatggagcctgcttgggattctctgtctccctctctctttgtccctccgcTGTTCACacgatctctctcaaaaataaatttgaggggcgcctgggtggctcagccagttgagcgactgacttaggctcagggcatgatctcactgttcgtgagttcgagccccgcgcccggctctgtgctgacagctcggagcctggagcctgcttcggatcctgtgcctccctctgtctctgcccctcccccactcatgctctatctctgtctcagaaataaataaacattaaaaaaattaaaaaaataaatttgaaaaatatacattaaaaaaaaaacaaaaggaccaaaaaaagaagaaaggaaaaaaaaaagcacaacgaATCTATGCTGTTGGAGGATGGAAGTTTCCTGGGGAGTCTGATGAGAAAAGGGCAGATGGAGGGTTTCTGGGAACGGAGTGAAAAATTTGAGCTTACGCTCAGATCCGCACCCGTGTCTTTCTGTATGTCGTATTTTGGTGAAAGTGATAGGTGTGTGTGAAATCCCTGTGTAAAAACAGCCGTGTACACGAGCCAAAGTATAGGCAatgcttattgagcacctactatgtaccagatgTGACGctatgcacgtgtgtgtggtggggagcaaggggacacccctccccctcacatcCCGCCATGCACTTTGCCCTGTCGGAAGAAGACAGACACCAAGAGAGTGCTCAGCCAGCCTCAACCCCCACCAGTCACTTGTGCCCTGAAGGACAGGAACCCGGTTCTGGGAGAACTTCTGACATTAGAATGTCCCAcccaagggacgcctgggtggctcagctggttgaacgtctgactcttgatatcggctcaggtcatgatgccatggttcatgggttcgatccccgcatcggACTCGGCACTGACAATGCAGGattcgctctccctccctctgcccctcctctccccctttcaaaataaataaacttaaaaaaaaagaagaagaacattcTTCCCCAGTGGAAGAATCCAGGGAGAGTTTGTGGAGGAAGAGATGGCTGAGAAGAAATCAGAGGATGAGACAAGTTAAGCAAAAGAACCCGTGAGAGAGGGCTTTCTGGGTGGAAGGAACAGCATGTCCCAAGGCCCTGGGAAAGGACAGGATGCACCAGctttgaggaactgaaagaaaactaggggggcaggaaggcagagagccTGGCTGGGATAAGCAATGTCACAGGCTCCCTTCCTTGAAGGGACAGACACAGCTTGGGCACAAGGGTGACTCGGGAGGCAGCAAAAGTCATTGTTTGAGAGTTCTGGCTCTTCAAACCCTTTGGTCTCAGAACTTTTCGGGTAAAAGCTTTTGAGGGGCACAGAAGTAGCAGCTCTGACTTCAGGTTGGGTGAAAAGCAGGGGGAGTATGAGGAACCCCTAGGATTCCTTGGAATCTTAGTTTGAAAACCCTTAGTTAAGTAACAGGAAAGGGCCACAGCCCTTTTCattgtctttaaagaaaaataaaatattttcgggatgcttggctggctcagtcagaagagcattcGACTTCTGATCTCTgggctgtgagttccagccccacgtggggtgtagagattactacaaaaaggcaaagttaaaaaaaaaagaaaaagaaaaagaaaaggggcacctgggtggctcggtggactgagcatctgactcttggtttaggctcaggtcgtgatctcaaggttcatgggatgaGTCCCTCACGGACCTATGCTAatagcacggagcttgcttgggattcttcctctctccccacccctcccccactcatgcatgggctctctttctctctctctctctctctctccctctcaaaataaatattaaaaaagaaagaaagaaagaaaatagaagtgcctgggtgactcagttggttaagtgtccaacttcagctcaggtcatgatctccgggtctgtgagttcgagccacgtgtcaggctcgcgtcgagctctgggctgacagctcagagcccagagcctgcttcggattctgtgtctcccctctctctctgccccccccaccccgcccacacacaaacactcatgctgtctctcttgtctctcaaaaataaacgttaaaaaaatcttaaaaaaagagaaaatgttttcattatccctgacttcttttttttaagtttatctatttattttgatagggagcGACAGAGAGAActcaagagggggaggggcagagagagaggaggagagagcccaaatcaagagtcagacacttaagcgaccaAGCCACCCCTTTTTACCCGCCCCCCAGATTTCTATCAATGAAACTGAGTTCTAGTGGCCTCGATTTTGCATCAAATGCTATCAAATAAAATTCCAGAGCCAGGCCTTTAAAATGTATAGTATGGCAATCACACACTTTATTGAGGGATGATTTTCGTTAAATAAACCACATCTATCTTAAGCATTCAGTTGGATGCATTTTGACAAACATATATACCTGCAGGCAGCacgaatgttttgttttttcccaagtATTGTCTCTTTGAAAATAAGGTGTAATTTACATGaagtaaaattcatcctttttacTGAGGTCTATGAGTTTCCACAAAAGCATAGAGCTGTGTGATTATCAAtaccaaatgcttttttcttttaatatttattgttgagagagagacagagacagagcgtgagcaggggaggggcagagagagagggagacacagaatctgaagcaggctccgggctccgagctgtcagcccagagcccgatgtggggctcgaactcacaagccatgagatcatgacccgagctgaagtcggacgcttaaccgactaagccacccaggcgcccccaacaccAAAGTCTTCTAACTTAAATGATGGTTGGAAAAAAAGGAGTTTCCCAACAATCTGAAGGAAACCTGTGTCCTGAAGTCTACTGCAGACAGAGAGGATTTTTGTGCCCCGTACAACTGGTTCTCCTGTGTGGTGCAGCAGATCCTGGAAATATTCACAACTGTTAGCGGCTTGTGTTCGCCTCGGTTACTGTACATGTGCCCTTGAAGGATTGCTTTGCAGGCACGGAGCCTGGGGAACTGACCTCTAGAAGCAACATGAGCTTCCGGTTGGTTTCTCGCCTCCCTGGGCAACAGACAGCTTGCTGTTCTGGTGACAGAGCTGAGCTGACAGGTGGCTGAGCCAAATCAGGAAAGAATCATTGACACTTGCTTCCTGTCCCGCATGAATGACAGGAAAGTAAAAGCCTCGGAACGCTGCCCGATTTCTTTAAGCGAGAGCTGGCGAGCCTGGCTTCATTTATAAACACTTCTgacctggtgggggaggggtggggcgggcgggGAGTCTGCAGGCAGAAGGGGGAGTCTAAGCAGCAGCCAGCAAACAGCACAGGTTTGGAGACGATAAGCTGTGGGCTCTGGCAGGAGCTGACCAGGCCAGGCTGTCCCCTGGggcaaggaacagagagagtCTGGAGGCCGGGTGGTAAAGATCATGGAGTTTTCCAGTGTTAACTCCCTGAGATTTTCCTTTGCAGAGACCTACTCCCGCCTCTCAGCGTCCCTGGCTCGGTTCCTTGGGCCTGTTGCCTCCTTGCGGAATATTTTCCATCGTGGAGGCTCCTCAGGGAGCTCTGAGGCGATCCCATCTACTGTTTGTGGAGAAATTTACACATGTGACCACCATCCTGTCAGGTAGATGAGGTTATTATCTCGACAAAAGGGGttgttgaggctcagagaggctaagtgatttgcctgaggtcacacagcaagttgtccccactttccttaaaaaaataaaaagaagggtaggggcctctgggtggctcagtcggttaagtgtctgactcttgattttggctcaggtcatgatctcagggtcgtgagattgagccccgtgtcgggctctgtgctgacagctcagagcccagagcctgcttcggattctgtgtctccctctctctctgccccacccccgctcatgctctgtctctccctgtctcaaaaataaaaatgaaaaattttttggaattaaaaaattaaaaaaaataaaaggaattccaAGAATAcagaagtttataaaataaatgtccccCATATTCCTACTCATGCAGAGTAATCAAAAAATGGGGCGATTACAGAGCaacctgcacccccccccccaccttcagcTGAGGAATATGAATATAAGGGGATAGAGGGGAGGTCTCATCTGGCCAGAGCCTCCACACCCCGCCTCCACCACGGCCTCCCGCGCTCCCTACGACCGCCTTTCCAGTTCTCCAAGCAGCCACGTGCAGTTTTCCAAAATGGGAAAACTCACCTGGGTGAAGTCGATCCTTTCAAAGGGGAGATTTCAGGCTCAGATTTGCCCAATGCCAAAATCTTCCCTTTTAACTAAGGCATGTTCCCACCCCAACCATGGGGAGCGTGGTACATGGACCAGGGAGGGGGTGCATGGAGAGCAAAGTCAGGGGGGTAGAAAGAGTTTTGTAGAAACTGCCTCCATCCAGCCTagcttttttagatttcacatattaattttttttaattgtttttaatatttatttatttttgagagagagagagagagagagacagagcaggggagggcagggagagagggagacacagaatccgaagcgggcttcaggctctgagcggtcagcacagaacctgacatggggctcgaactcacagaccgtgagatcatgacctgagccaaagttgaatgcttaaccaactgagcaccccaggcgcccttcaatctttttttttt from Panthera leo isolate Ple1 chromosome A2, P.leo_Ple1_pat1.1, whole genome shotgun sequence includes:
- the RETN gene encoding resistin, which gives rise to MKALPLLLLPVLGLLVCGRSLCPVEEAINEKIQDGTRSILETIRTIGLSCRTVTSRGDLATCPLGFAVTACTCGSACGSWDVRAETTCHCQCAGMDWTGARCCRVQAPA